The Ignavibacteriales bacterium sequence TAAAAACGGTAATGATGAAACAGCATCAAGAGCAATTCAAGGATATACAATTGGTCTGGATATGACTTTGCGTGATCTTCAATTTGAATTCAAGGCAAAGGGAGACCCTTGGACACTTGCAAAATGTTTTGACACTGCCGCGGTCCTTACAGACATTGTGATGAAAAAGGAATATCAACTTAAAGGTGATGAAAATATTTCTCTTTCAGTAAATGGAACAGTGAGACAAAATTCATCAATTAAAAACATGATATTTTCACCGGTCGAGATTGTGAAATTTATTTCTGCTCGAATGACACTTGAAAAAGGCGACCTGATTTACACCGGTACTCCGGAAGGAGTTGGAAAAGTAGTTCCAGGCGATAAAATTATTGCGGAACTAGAAAATGTAGGAAAGATCTCAACTCACGTAATTTAAAAACGGCCATTCCGGCGTAAGTTGGAATTTATCGATTACGTGTCGCGCTTCGCTTGCACGGAATGACAATAATAATGAACAAATAGAGGAAACAATGCCAATCTTTGAATACAAATGTAACGACTGCAATAAAAAATTTGAAGTGCTGCACAAATCATCATCTAATCTTGAAGAAGTGATCTGTCCGTCATGTCAATCTAAGAATCACAAAAAACTTCTTTCGTCGTTCAGCGCGTCAACTGGATCATCTAGTTTTGATAGCGGTTCATCATGTTCTGATGGAAGTTGCGGTGTTCCTTCATACGGCGGCTGTGCAAACGGAATGTGCGGTTTGAATTAATTATTATAGAGAGGGCGGAATACTATTCTTTATTTCATCATTGAATGTGTATCCCGCGCTTCTAATACTTTTAATATAGATTGGGTGTTCCGGATCAGGTTCAAAATATTTTCTTAAGCGTGAAATAAAATTATCTATTGTTCTTGTTTCGACCTCCGAACTTAGATGCCAGACATTTTCTAGCAATTCTTTACGGGAAACTATTTTCCCCTTCCTCTCAATTAAGTATTTTAAAACCATTGCTTCTCGTTGTGTTAGTACAAAGTTTTTTGAACCGCTGATACAACTTAGATTTTCAAAATTCACTATGTTGTTCCCAAAGCGGTAAGAAGGCTCAATCTCTGCTGACGACTGGTACCACATCTTACGCTTCAGCATCCCTTTTACACGCAGCAGTAATTCATTCAAATTAAACGGCTTGGTTAAATAATCATCCGCTCCAATTTCAAGCCCTCTAACTTTGTCTTCGGCATTGGTCCTTGCTGTTAACATCAGCAATGGCATCTGCGGCGATTTTGCACGCACTCTTTCGGCAATTTCAAAGCCATTGTAATATGGAAGCATGATATCAAGAATAATCAAATCATATTCGTTTGATCCGAAGTATTCCAATGCTTGTCTGCCGTCCTTAGCCCAATCAACAATGTATCCTTCGTCTGTAAGATTATATTCTAGCCCAACAGCAAGAGTTTCTTCATCTTCAACAAGCAAAATTCTCTTCCCTTTAAAAAGATTATTCTCCATCTTCTTTACCCAGCATTTTTTGTTTCCGAGCGGTTTCCCTAAGTAATTTTTTCACATAGAACCTTTTTGATGACTGATAGATCGGCATTTCTATTTTGAAAGTAGTTCCTTTATTAATACCCTCGCTGTAAGCGGAAATTCTGCCCCCATGAAATTTAACTATCCCCTTCACCCAGTATAATCCTAGTCCCGTTCCTTTTACATTTGGAATATTTTTATTATCAATCCGTTGAAACTTATTGAAAATATTTTTTAGATTTTTTTGTCTCAGGCCGATGCCCTTATCAGCAAATTCAATCATCAGATATTTTTTTGCACACGATAATTTTACCGTGATCTTGGGTGCATCTACAGAATATTTCATTGCATTATCTGTCAGGTTATCAAATACAATCTGCATTGCGTCTTTATCAATCACGCATTTACATGGCGCTTCACCTAGGATTTCAACTGCCGAATCGGATAAACGAAATTGCTCTATCGATTCCTTAATTAACTGACGAATAACCTCATCTGCATTATAAATATGATAATTATGCGCAATCCGTTTTTTCTCCAGCCGCGATATTTCTAATATTGAATCAATCAATTTTTTCAAACGCTTTGAATCTCTCATCATCAATCCGTAAAACTCTTTCTGCTTTTCTGCGGGGACTTCTTTAGAGTGCAAGGTTTCCAGATAAAGCTGAATTGATGCGAGCGGAGATTTTAATTCGTGAGTAACGTTTGCAATAAAATTATCGTATAACTTTGTAAGTTTTACCTGAACAGTTAGGTTTCGGAAGATAAGGAACATTGCGGTTGCAATTAAAACTATCAGCACAATTCCGCCTACGAAAATCAGTACGTTCGGACTATCTAATACTATTTGCGGAGAAAGTTTATCGCCAACTTGTTTGATGATTAGATAATTAGCAACGTACCAGTAGATCCACAAACCGAGCAAACCTAACCAGGCAAACTGTGCAAAGATAAAAGCAAATATTAAAAAAAGAAGAGACCGGTTTTTTTTCATTTATGAATGCTAATAGTTATTTAATATACAGCTATTATTTCCGTACATACCAATTTTAACAATAAAAATTCGGGGAACGCAAGTATGCGTTCCCCATTAAACTAATTATACGTTGGTAAGAAGGAATACTCTTTAGCATAAAACAACATTTGTTTAGTAAAGTCATCCGGGTATTCAATCTTCACGTCAATTATTTCGTTTCCTTTCATAACCGGAACCAACATTGGATTTATAAATCCGGCGTAAGGTGCAATATTTAATTTATTATAGCGCTCTAATATCTCCTTATGAAGAACCGGATCAACTTTTACTCCGTAGTTTTCAACTAGATTTTTACCGGCGTTATAATCACCTTCCGATTTTATTTTTTGAATCTCGCGCAGCAGCTGACCGAATAGATCCCGGAGTTTGTTATAATCATTAATCACAAAATACGTTTTGCCTTCTCTTACTTTCTTTTCAATTACATTTTCGGATTTACCTTTTTCATATACCCACATTGCTATTAGCTGGCGGTTTCTCATGTGTGCCTCTTCAATATTTTCTCCGGGTTGAACACGCGCAAGTTGTATCATTAATCCGTTTTTGATGTATTGATCATAAGCGGTTTTGCCGGCATCAATCGAAGGCATTACACCGATATCAACTAGTTTTTGATCCATTAGAAAATAGAGAGCAACAAGATCTGCCCGCGCTTCTTCAAGAGTTGAATAATAGTTTTTCAATGTAGTATGCGGTTCTGCAACACCGGGGTTAAGCTGCCCGGATGCATGTCCAATCACTTCATGCATATCTGTGTGCAAATCGTCTGTAAGAGAGCCATATTTTTTTGCGCGTTCAATCTCTTCTTTTGAATATGCAAATTCTTCCAAGACTCCGCTTGTCTTTGAAAACATATTATAAGAATGAACAATGTTTCCCATATTTACGGATTTAGAACCATACTCTTTTCTAATCCAGTTTGAATTGGGAAGATTCACTCCGATTGGTGTAGAAGGCGAAGCATCGCCGGACTCAACAACAACTGTAATAACTTTTGCGCTGATCCCTTTTACATTTTTCTTTTTATGTTCGGGCAATATCGGCGAATTATCTTCGAACCATTGCGCGTTGTCGCTTATTGCTTTAATCCGTTTTGTCGCTTCCTGATCCTTTATGGAAACGTAAGATTCATAATTACCTCGATAACCGAGAGGATCGTTATACGTTTCTATAAAACCGTTTACCACATCAATTACGGAAGATGTGTCTTTAACCCAGGCAATGTTGTATTCATCCCAGACCTTTAGATCTCCGGTTTCATAATATTGAATAAGAAGCTCTAAAGCTTTTTTCTGTTGATCGTTTTCCGCAACTGTAACTGCTTTTTTCAGCCATTCTACGATCTTAACAATTGCCCCAGCATAGATACTGTTCGCTTTATAATGACGTTCTAAAATTTCCCCTTTTAGTCTAACTAATTTGGAATTTAGTCCGTAAGAAATCGGTTCCGGGTCATTTGGATTTACAATTTTCTTATAAAATGCCTCAACTTCTTTTTGATTTACATCATCGTAAAAATTTACTGCAGATGATTTCACAAGATCAAATTTCGGGTTTTGATTGACTTTCATATCATCAATTTTGGGATCGAACATAATCGGTATAAGTTTTTTAACAAGATCATCAGGGCGTTCGTTGTTTTGAAGAGGAAATTCGTATTCATCTGAACCGTTAATTAATTCTTTAAAATATTCTTTCGAAAATTCCGGAAGAAATTTTTTGTTTGCATAGTGATGATGAATACCGTTTGAAAACCAAACACGCTTCGTGTAAGTCATAAATTTTCCAAAATCGGGTGTTGTTCGGTCGCCGGAATAAGTTTTAATTATTGCTTCAAGCGTTCGCCGGATGTATAAATTGTGTTTATAATTTTGATCATAAATCATATCACGTCCCGAAAGTGCCGCTTGATAGAGATAGTAAGCAAGCTGCTTCTGTTTGAGTGTGAGTTCATCAAACCCCGGAACCTGATACCGCTGAATACGCAAGTCGGCAAATTGTTCTGTCGAATACTTAAAATTGTCCGGCACTTGTTTCTTTTCTGAACTGCAGCTCATAGTGATAATTCCTAAAATGATGTATAAAATATTCCTGATATGTCGCATAAGTCTTCCATAGTTTATTTATTATTGTTCGAAAGAAAAATAAAACTTTTGTACACACTAAACAATGCGGCTCGGATACACTTTTAGGAAATTATTATGAATGTTCAGATATTCGGCACTAAAGGATGCAGTGAAACCCGCAAAGCCGAACGGTATTTCAAAGAACGGAGAATTACGTTCCATTTTAGAGATTTAAACGAAAAAGGGATTGCAAAAGGTGAGCTAGAAAATATTACACGCGTTATTCCGCTTGATGATTTGATTGACCGTGATGGGAAACAATTCAAGAAGAGAAATCTTCAATTTATGG is a genomic window containing:
- a CDS encoding ArsC family transcriptional regulator — translated: MNVQIFGTKGCSETRKAERYFKERRITFHFRDLNEKGIAKGELENITRVIPLDDLIDRDGKQFKKRNLQFMVFDLEEELLNDSLLFKTPIVRNGKEVTVGYRPEVWKGWS
- a CDS encoding dihydrofolate reductase, producing the protein MRHIRNILYIILGIITMSCSSEKKQVPDNFKYSTEQFADLRIQRYQVPGFDELTLKQKQLAYYLYQAALSGRDMIYDQNYKHNLYIRRTLEAIIKTYSGDRTTPDFGKFMTYTKRVWFSNGIHHHYANKKFLPEFSKEYFKELINGSDEYEFPLQNNERPDDLVKKLIPIMFDPKIDDMKVNQNPKFDLVKSSAVNFYDDVNQKEVEAFYKKIVNPNDPEPISYGLNSKLVRLKGEILERHYKANSIYAGAIVKIVEWLKKAVTVAENDQQKKALELLIQYYETGDLKVWDEYNIAWVKDTSSVIDVVNGFIETYNDPLGYRGNYESYVSIKDQEATKRIKAISDNAQWFEDNSPILPEHKKKNVKGISAKVITVVVESGDASPSTPIGVNLPNSNWIRKEYGSKSVNMGNIVHSYNMFSKTSGVLEEFAYSKEEIERAKKYGSLTDDLHTDMHEVIGHASGQLNPGVAEPHTTLKNYYSTLEEARADLVALYFLMDQKLVDIGVMPSIDAGKTAYDQYIKNGLMIQLARVQPGENIEEAHMRNRQLIAMWVYEKGKSENVIEKKVREGKTYFVINDYNKLRDLFGQLLREIQKIKSEGDYNAGKNLVENYGVKVDPVLHKEILERYNKLNIAPYAGFINPMLVPVMKGNEIIDVKIEYPDDFTKQMLFYAKEYSFLPTYN
- a CDS encoding HAMP domain-containing sensor histidine kinase, whose protein sequence is MKKNRSLLFLIFAFIFAQFAWLGLLGLWIYWYVANYLIIKQVGDKLSPQIVLDSPNVLIFVGGIVLIVLIATAMFLIFRNLTVQVKLTKLYDNFIANVTHELKSPLASIQLYLETLHSKEVPAEKQKEFYGLMMRDSKRLKKLIDSILEISRLEKKRIAHNYHIYNADEVIRQLIKESIEQFRLSDSAVEILGEAPCKCVIDKDAMQIVFDNLTDNAMKYSVDAPKITVKLSCAKKYLMIEFADKGIGLRQKNLKNIFNKFQRIDNKNIPNVKGTGLGLYWVKGIVKFHGGRISAYSEGINKGTTFKIEMPIYQSSKRFYVKKLLRETARKQKMLGKEDGE
- a CDS encoding fumarylacetoacetate hydrolase family protein, giving the protein MKYLKIKNSSEQIPIGKIVCVGRNYAAHAKELGGEVPEFPIIFLKPASNVIYSGESVVHPTHSKNLQHEVELVLYIGEDIKNGNDETASRAIQGYTIGLDMTLRDLQFEFKAKGDPWTLAKCFDTAAVLTDIVMKKEYQLKGDENISLSVNGTVRQNSSIKNMIFSPVEIVKFISARMTLEKGDLIYTGTPEGVGKVVPGDKIIAELENVGKISTHVI
- a CDS encoding response regulator transcription factor codes for the protein MENNLFKGKRILLVEDEETLAVGLEYNLTDEGYIVDWAKDGRQALEYFGSNEYDLIILDIMLPYYNGFEIAERVRAKSPQMPLLMLTARTNAEDKVRGLEIGADDYLTKPFNLNELLLRVKGMLKRKMWYQSSAEIEPSYRFGNNIVNFENLSCISGSKNFVLTQREAMVLKYLIERKGKIVSRKELLENVWHLSSEVETRTIDNFISRLRKYFEPDPEHPIYIKSIRSAGYTFNDEIKNSIPPSL
- a CDS encoding zinc ribbon domain-containing protein, which translates into the protein MPIFEYKCNDCNKKFEVLHKSSSNLEEVICPSCQSKNHKKLLSSFSASTGSSSFDSGSSCSDGSCGVPSYGGCANGMCGLN